A single genomic interval of Corylus avellana chromosome ca10, CavTom2PMs-1.0 harbors:
- the LOC132164814 gene encoding uncharacterized protein LOC132164814 isoform X1 encodes MRKKLDTRFPAARIKKIMQADEDVGKIAMAVPLLVSKALELFLQDLCDRTYEITLKRGAKTMNSLHLKQCVQTFNVFDFLRDIISKVPDLGGSDAAGEDRSVAKKRKVTDDEENDSDDESKRSRMHEAGHTSSSGRGRGRGRGRGRGRGSRMVEREMAVQFEKLEDDPDISKNNQSLERLDNGAEAKELEENILGDKSGEGPIRNFDLNLDLNEDGNSTALAAASASSSAEPIPERAAAAPASSSAEPIPETKHEEYPGWSVSDMEKMAIDPIQLANLSRRIDEDEEDYDEEG; translated from the exons ATGAGGAAGAAGCTCGATACTCGTTTCCCAGCT GCTCGGATTAAGAAGATTATGCAAGCTGATGAGGATGTTGGGAAGATTGCCATGGCTGTGCCTCTTCTAGTTT CTAAAGCTCTGGAACTATTTCTGCAAGATCTATGTGATCGGACATATGAGATTACACTGAAAAGAGGAGCAAAGACCATGAATTCTTTGCATTT AAAACAGTGTGTCCAGACatttaatgtttttgatttTCTGAGGGATATCATCAGCAAGGTTCCTGATTTAGGTGGTTCTGATGCTGCTGGTGAAGATCGTTCAGTTGCCAAAAAAAG GAAAGTTACTGATGATGAGGAAAATGATAGCGATGATGAGTCAAAGAGGAGTAGGATG CATGAGGCAGGTCACACTAGCAGCAGTGGTAGAGGAAGGGGTAGGGGCAGAGGTAGAGGTCGTGGACGAGGTAGCCGAATGGTAGAGAGGGAGATGGCTGTGCAATTTGAGAAGCTTGAAGATGATCCAGACATTTCCAAGAACAATCAAAGCCTTGAGAGGCTCGATAACGGGGCAGAAGCCAAGGAATTGGAGGAAAACATTCTAGGTGACAAAAGTGGAGAGGGGCCAATTCGAAACTTTGACTTGAACCTGGACTTGAACGAGGATGGGAACTCAACAGCCCTTGCTGCTGCCTCTGCTAGTTCATCTGCAGAGCCCATTCCAGAAAGGGCTGCTGCTGCCCCTGCTAGTTCATCTGCAGAGCCCATTCCAGAAACGAAGCATGAGGAATACCCTGGCTGGTCTGTATCTGACATGGAAAAGATGGCAATTGATCCCATTCAACTTGCCAACTTAAGTAGAAGGATAGATGAGGATGAGGAAGATTATGATGAAGAAGGTTGA
- the LOC132164814 gene encoding uncharacterized protein LOC132164814 isoform X2, whose protein sequence is MQADEDVGKIAMAVPLLVSKALELFLQDLCDRTYEITLKRGAKTMNSLHLKQCVQTFNVFDFLRDIISKVPDLGGSDAAGEDRSVAKKRKVTDDEENDSDDESKRSRMHEAGHTSSSGRGRGRGRGRGRGRGSRMVEREMAVQFEKLEDDPDISKNNQSLERLDNGAEAKELEENILGDKSGEGPIRNFDLNLDLNEDGNSTALAAASASSSAEPIPERAAAAPASSSAEPIPETKHEEYPGWSVSDMEKMAIDPIQLANLSRRIDEDEEDYDEEG, encoded by the exons ATGCAAGCTGATGAGGATGTTGGGAAGATTGCCATGGCTGTGCCTCTTCTAGTTT CTAAAGCTCTGGAACTATTTCTGCAAGATCTATGTGATCGGACATATGAGATTACACTGAAAAGAGGAGCAAAGACCATGAATTCTTTGCATTT AAAACAGTGTGTCCAGACatttaatgtttttgatttTCTGAGGGATATCATCAGCAAGGTTCCTGATTTAGGTGGTTCTGATGCTGCTGGTGAAGATCGTTCAGTTGCCAAAAAAAG GAAAGTTACTGATGATGAGGAAAATGATAGCGATGATGAGTCAAAGAGGAGTAGGATG CATGAGGCAGGTCACACTAGCAGCAGTGGTAGAGGAAGGGGTAGGGGCAGAGGTAGAGGTCGTGGACGAGGTAGCCGAATGGTAGAGAGGGAGATGGCTGTGCAATTTGAGAAGCTTGAAGATGATCCAGACATTTCCAAGAACAATCAAAGCCTTGAGAGGCTCGATAACGGGGCAGAAGCCAAGGAATTGGAGGAAAACATTCTAGGTGACAAAAGTGGAGAGGGGCCAATTCGAAACTTTGACTTGAACCTGGACTTGAACGAGGATGGGAACTCAACAGCCCTTGCTGCTGCCTCTGCTAGTTCATCTGCAGAGCCCATTCCAGAAAGGGCTGCTGCTGCCCCTGCTAGTTCATCTGCAGAGCCCATTCCAGAAACGAAGCATGAGGAATACCCTGGCTGGTCTGTATCTGACATGGAAAAGATGGCAATTGATCCCATTCAACTTGCCAACTTAAGTAGAAGGATAGATGAGGATGAGGAAGATTATGATGAAGAAGGTTGA
- the LOC132164061 gene encoding cysteine proteinase inhibitor-like — protein MAKVGGVSEVGGSQNSVEIDGLARYAVDEHNKKQNTVLEFQKVVNAKQQVVAGTVYYITLEVSDGGKKKVYEAKIWEKPWLNFKELQEFKLISDTPSDSSA, from the exons ATGGCGAAGGTTGGAGGAGTCAGCGAAGTTGGGGGAAGCCAGAACAGCGTGGAGATCGACGGCCTCGCTCGCTACGCCGTCGACGAGCATAACAAGAAACAG AATACGGTTCTGGAGTTTCAGAAGGTGGTGAATGCGAAACAGCAGGTGGTTGCGGGAACTGTGTACTACATAACGCTGGAGGTGAGTGATGGGGGGAAGAAGAAAGTGTATGAGGCCAAGATTTGGGAGAAGCCATGGTTGAACTTCAAGGAGTTGCAGGAATTCAAGCTCATTTCTGATACTCCTTCAGACTCTAGCGCTTAG